From the Ilumatobacteraceae bacterium genome, the window TTGGCGATCTCGGCTTCGGTCAGGTCGAACCGTTCGGCCGTCTCCGCGACCGACACCTCGCCCCGCTCCATCAGCCAGGGCAGCATGACCAGCAGCCGCCGGAGTCGATCCTCGGCCCCGCGAGGCCCGCGGCGAACCGAGCTCATGCGACCGCCGCCTCGAGGAAGGCGACCACGTCGTTGCGCAGGGCGACCGGCTCGAGCACCTCGGCGTGTTCGAGGTGGCCGAGCAACCACGACCGGAACGCCGGCACGTTGGCGCACGGCACCGCCACCTCGACGGCGCCGTCGTCCAATGTGCGCCGCACCCGTTCGCGGCCCAGGTCGCGGACGACCGCTGCGGCACGGGGGGCGTCGATCCGCACCAGCGCGTCGGGCGCGGTCGCGTCGGCCCCGATCATCTTCGGATCGTCGGGGAACGCGGTACGGGGGTCGAAGTCGGCGGGGCGCTCGAACGGCGCCCGTTCGTGGTCGATCTCCACAGCGCCCTGGACACGATCGATGCGATAGGTGCGGCGTTCGCCGCGGGCATGGTCGAAGCCGATCAGGTACCAGTAGCCGTCGCGCAGGAGGAGCCCCCAGGGATCGACGGCACGTTCGAGGTCGTGATAGCGGAACCCGACCGTGCGTCGTGCCGACACCGCCTCGCGCAGCGTGGGGAGTTCGGCAACGTCGGGCAGGTTGGCCACGACGGTGGCGCCACGGTCGATGACCCCGCCACCGAGCTTCCAGAGTGCATCCTGCGCCGGCGACGACCCCGGCCGCGTCGCTGCGAGCGCGACCTGGAGCGCTCGCATCTCATCGGCGTCGAGATCGAGACCGTCGAGCTCGTACCGCTCACGATCGATCCAGTACCGCGTCTGCCCGGCCTCGGCGCCACCGATGATCTCCTGTTCGATCGGCACACCGATCTCGCGCAACGCCGCCTTGTCGCGTTCGAATGCCGCTCGGCGAGCGGTCTTCGACTCGGGATACTGACCGGTGAGCTCGCCGGCGATCTGCACGAGGCTGAGCGGCTCGGGCGTCTCGAGCAGCAATGCCAGCAGGTTCGTGAGGCGTTCGACGCGGTCGGTCATGCGTCAGCGGTGGTAGTCGTAGAAACCCCGACCGGCCTTGCGGCCGAGGAGCCCCGCATCGACCATGCGCGAGAGCAGCGGCGGCGGGGCGTAGAGCGGCTCCTTGAACTCGGTGTAGAGACTCTCGGCGACGGCGAGGGTGGTGTCGAGCCCGATCAGGTCGGTGAGGTGCAGCGGTCCCATCGGGTGGCTGCACCCCTCGACCATGCCGGTGTCGATGTCCTCCGCCGACGCGAAGCCCGACTCCATCATCCGGATCGCCGACAGCAGATACGGGATCAGCAGCGCGTTCACCACGAACCCGGCGCGGTCCTGGCTCTTGATGACCCGCTTGTGCAGCACGTCGGTGGCCAGGGACTCGCTCCGCTGCGTCGTCTCGTCGCTCGTCATCAGGCTCGTGACGAGTTCGACCAGCTTGAGCACCGGGACCGGGTTGAAGAAGTGGATGCCGATGACCTGCTCGGGGCGCCCGGTGGCGGTGCCGAGTTTCATGATCGGGATCGAGCTGGTGTTGCTCGCCAGGATCGCGTCGTCGGCGGTCAGCGCCTGGTCGAGCTGCTTGAAGATGTCGACCTTCATCGCCTCGTCCTCGACGACCGCCTCGACGACGAGTTGCCGGTCGGCGAGATCGGCGACGTCGGTGGTGAAGCTCAGGCGAGCGAGCGCGTCGTCGCGTTCCTGCTCGGTCATCTTCCCCGAGCTCAGGCCGCGGTCGAGCGACTTCACCAGCCGGGCTCGGCCCGCCTCGGCCGCTGCCTCGTCGATCTCCCTGACCATCACGTCGAGGCCGGCCCGGGCCGAGACCTCGGCGATACCGGAGCCCATCAGGCCGCAGCCCACCACGCCGATTCGTTCGATTGCCGGTGCAGAGTCAGTCATAGGTCTCCGATTCTGCCGCAACCGACGTCCGACGCCATCACTTCCGCGCGGATTGCCCGGCGGACCGGGGCACCGCTCAGTCGCTGCGACGCTCGCGGTACCAGGCGATGGCGGCGTTGGTGCTCGAGTCGTGAACCGACGGATCCGGTTCGTCGGTCAGCTCGGGGGTGATCTGGTTCGCGAGTTCCTTGCCGAGCTCGACACCCCACTGATCGAAGCTGTTGATCCCCCAGATCGTTCCCTGCACGAACACGATGTGCTCGTAGAGCGCGATCAACTGGCCGAGCACCGACGGGGTGAGCCGATCGGCGAGGATCATCGTGCTCGGACGGTCGCCCGGGAAGTGACGATGTGGCTCCTCGGTGTTGATGCGACCGAACGCGAGCGCCTCGGCCTGCGCGAACAGGTTGGCCATCAGCAGGTCGTGGTGGTGCTGGTACGGGTGGTTCGGCTGTGCGAACCCGATGAAGTCGGCCGGCACCACCCGGGTGCCCTGGTGGAGCAACTGGTAGAAGGCGTGTTGGCCGTTGGTCCCCGGCTCGCCCCAGACGATCGGGCCCGTGTCGCCCTGGACCGGCTGTCCGTCGACATCGACGCGCTTGCCGTTGGATTCCATGTCGAGCTGCTGGAGGTACGCCGGGAACCGGGCGAGTTCCTGCGCGTACGGCAGCACCGCCTTCGTGTCGCGTCCGAGGACGTCGGCGTTCAGCACGCCGATCATGCCCATCAACACCGGCGCGTTCTCGGCGAGCGACGCCGTGCGGAAGTGCTCGTCGATCGTGTGGAAGCCGGCGAGGAACTCACGGAACGCGTCGGGCCCGATCATGATCATCACCGACAGCCCGATCGCCGAATCGACCGAGTAGCGGCCGCCGACCCAGTCCCAGAACCCGAACATGTTGTCGGTGTCGATCCCGAAGGCTGCGACCCGTTCGGCATTGGTGGACACGGCCACGAAGTGCTCGGCCACCGCCTCCTCGCCGAGCTCGTCGACCAGCCACGTCCGGGCGGTGCCGGCGTTGGTCAGTGTCTCGATCGTGCCGAACGTCTTCGACGCGACGATGAACAGCGTCGACTCCGGCCGCACCCGGTCGAGCACCGCGTGCACGTCGGCACCGTCGACGTTCGAGACGAAGTGGGCGCGCAGCCGGGGGTGGGAGAACGACGCCAGGGCTTCGGCCACCATCGCCGGGCCGAGATCGCTGCCACCGATACCGATGTTGACGATGTCGGTGATGTGTTCGTCGTCGCGAATCCGCTCGGCGAACTCGGACATCGAGTCGAGCACCTCGTGGACACCCGGCACGACGTTCTCGCCATCGGCCGTGATCACCGCGTCGGCAGGGGCCCGGAGCGCGGTGTGCAGCACGGCCCGGTCCTCGGTGACGTTGATGTGTTCGCCGGCGAACATCGCGTCGCGGCGGGCGGGAACGCCTGCTTCGGCAGCCCATCCGACGAGCGCGGTCACCAGCTCGTCGTCGATCGGCTGCTTCGAGTAGTCGATGCGCAACGAACCCGCCTCGACCACGTAGCGCGCGCTCCGGTCGGGGTCGCTCCCGAACAGCTCGGCCAACGTTCGATCGACGACGGCATCGGACACGGACGTGGGGATCGTGCTCACGACACCGACGCTACCGACCCCCGCGGCGCGGCCGCGTCGTCGAGGAACGCCCACGTCGAGGACGACCGCACGGCCGTGATCGGCAGATCCGGGTCACGGAGCAACCAGCGCTCGACCATCTCCTGCTTGGAGCCGCCGACCGTCAGCACCGCTCGCGATCGGGCGCCGTTCACGACCCGACGGGTGAGGGTCATCCGGCGGACCCCGTGGAACTCGGGCACCAGCTCGACGGAACGTTCCGAGTCGATCGGAACGGCGTCGCCCGGTGGCCACGACGCGGTGTGACCGTCCTCACCGAGGCCGAGGTGCACCACATCGAGACGTTCGGGAAGACTCATGGCGTACTGGCGTGCACCTCGTCGCAGGTCCGACACCGTGACGGGCATCAACCTGACTCGGCACGGCAGGACGGCGAGCTGAACGGCGTTGCGCCGGTCGTCGCCGTCGGGTGCGACCCGTTCGTCGACCTGCCACACCGTGGTCGTCTCCCACGGCACGTCCTGGTCGAGCAACGCGGCGATCATCGGCGGCGCGGTGCTGCCACCGCTCATGGCGAGGAACGCCTCGCCTCGCCGCCGGTGTGCATCGCGCAACCGGCGTGCGATCCAGACCGCCGCTCGCTCTGATGGATCGGGACCCACTCGGATGTCCATGGGCCGAGTGTTGCATCTTCCACGACGATCGTGGGGCGCGAGCCCTAGCGTTGCGGCGTGGATCGTCGAGAACTCCGAGGGCTCCAGGCAGCGATCGTCGCCTACACCCTGTGGGGTCTGCTCACCGTCTACTGGAAGCAGCTCTCCGGCCTCGATGCCGTCGAGTTGATCGGGTGGCGGGTGGCGACGGCAGCCGCGGTCATGGCCGTCGTCGTCACCGGGCTGCGACGCTGGTCGAAGGTGATCGGAGCCCTCCGCGACGCTCACCTGCTCCGTCGCATCGCGCTCGCCTCGATCCTGCTGACGGCCAACTGGACCACCTACGTGTGGGCGGTCGTGAACGACCGGGTGATCGAAACCGCGCTCGGGTACTTCCTGGCGCCGCTCGGGACGATGGCGCTCGGCGTGACGCTGTTGGGCGAGACCCTGACCCCGCTCAAGCGCGTGTCGATCGGCTTCGCCGGGGTCGCCGTGGCCGTGCTGACCGTCTCGTACGGACGCATGCCCTGGGTGGCGCTCCTCCTCGCCGGATCGTGGTCGTGGTACGGGCTCACCAAACGACGTGTACCGCTCGACCCGATCGAGAGCCTGGCGAGCGAACTGTTCGTGCTCGCGCTCCCGGCGCTCGGGCTCGTCGCGGTCGGCTGGTTCCGGACCGACGGCATCCCGTCACAGGCGACTGGCGCCGACTGGGTGTTCCTGTTCGGCACCGGCGCCATCACGGCGATCCCGCTGCTCATGTTCGCGTTCGCGGCCCAGCGGGTCCCGTTCACCGTGCTCGGTCCGGCGAACTATCTCGTGCCGCTGATCAACTTCCTGCTCGGCTGGCTCGCGTTCGGCGAAGATCTCCCCCGGTCGCGCG encodes:
- a CDS encoding WYL domain-containing protein, which translates into the protein MTDRVERLTNLLALLLETPEPLSLVQIAGELTGQYPESKTARRAAFERDKAALREIGVPIEQEIIGGAEAGQTRYWIDRERYELDGLDLDADEMRALQVALAATRPGSSPAQDALWKLGGGVIDRGATVVANLPDVAELPTLREAVSARRTVGFRYHDLERAVDPWGLLLRDGYWYLIGFDHARGERRTYRIDRVQGAVEIDHERAPFERPADFDPRTAFPDDPKMIGADATAPDALVRIDAPRAAAVVRDLGRERVRRTLDDGAVEVAVPCANVPAFRSWLLGHLEHAEVLEPVALRNDVVAFLEAAVA
- a CDS encoding 3-hydroxybutyryl-CoA dehydrogenase — translated: MTDSAPAIERIGVVGCGLMGSGIAEVSARAGLDVMVREIDEAAAEAGRARLVKSLDRGLSSGKMTEQERDDALARLSFTTDVADLADRQLVVEAVVEDEAMKVDIFKQLDQALTADDAILASNTSSIPIMKLGTATGRPEQVIGIHFFNPVPVLKLVELVTSLMTSDETTQRSESLATDVLHKRVIKSQDRAGFVVNALLIPYLLSAIRMMESGFASAEDIDTGMVEGCSHPMGPLHLTDLIGLDTTLAVAESLYTEFKEPLYAPPPLLSRMVDAGLLGRKAGRGFYDYHR
- the pgi gene encoding glucose-6-phosphate isomerase, with product MSTIPTSVSDAVVDRTLAELFGSDPDRSARYVVEAGSLRIDYSKQPIDDELVTALVGWAAEAGVPARRDAMFAGEHINVTEDRAVLHTALRAPADAVITADGENVVPGVHEVLDSMSEFAERIRDDEHITDIVNIGIGGSDLGPAMVAEALASFSHPRLRAHFVSNVDGADVHAVLDRVRPESTLFIVASKTFGTIETLTNAGTARTWLVDELGEEAVAEHFVAVSTNAERVAAFGIDTDNMFGFWDWVGGRYSVDSAIGLSVMIMIGPDAFREFLAGFHTIDEHFRTASLAENAPVLMGMIGVLNADVLGRDTKAVLPYAQELARFPAYLQQLDMESNGKRVDVDGQPVQGDTGPIVWGEPGTNGQHAFYQLLHQGTRVVPADFIGFAQPNHPYQHHHDLLMANLFAQAEALAFGRINTEEPHRHFPGDRPSTMILADRLTPSVLGQLIALYEHIVFVQGTIWGINSFDQWGVELGKELANQITPELTDEPDPSVHDSSTNAAIAWYRERRSD
- a CDS encoding 6-phosphogluconolactonase; this encodes MDIRVGPDPSERAAVWIARRLRDAHRRRGEAFLAMSGGSTAPPMIAALLDQDVPWETTTVWQVDERVAPDGDDRRNAVQLAVLPCRVRLMPVTVSDLRRGARQYAMSLPERLDVVHLGLGEDGHTASWPPGDAVPIDSERSVELVPEFHGVRRMTLTRRVVNGARSRAVLTVGGSKQEMVERWLLRDPDLPITAVRSSSTWAFLDDAAAPRGSVASVS
- the rarD gene encoding EamA family transporter RarD yields the protein MDRRELRGLQAAIVAYTLWGLLTVYWKQLSGLDAVELIGWRVATAAAVMAVVVTGLRRWSKVIGALRDAHLLRRIALASILLTANWTTYVWAVVNDRVIETALGYFLAPLGTMALGVTLLGETLTPLKRVSIGFAGVAVAVLTVSYGRMPWVALLLAGSWSWYGLTKRRVPLDPIESLASELFVLALPALGLVAVGWFRTDGIPSQATGADWVFLFGTGAITAIPLLMFAFAAQRVPFTVLGPANYLVPLINFLLGWLAFGEDLPRSRVVGFALVWVALVLVTADMVRNRSSTEHRVPVPIR